Genomic DNA from Leptospira venezuelensis:
TTAAAGATATTACTTATCCGGAGGATCTTGGAAAGGATCTGCAGTTAGTATCTGAAACCTTGGAAGGAAAAAGATCCGGTTATCATTTAGAAAAACGTTATGTTAAGAAAAATGGAGAGGTAGTTTGGGTTCTTCTCTCGGTAGCTTTGGTTCGAGATGCAGAAGGGAAACCAAACCATTTCATTTCCCAGATCATGGATATCGATCAATTTAAAAAAACCGAGGAACAACTTATTCACGCTAAGGAGCTATTAGAACAGACTAGTAAATTGGTCAGAATCGGCGGATGGGATATGGATCTTAAGCGGAATGTCGGATCTTGGTCTTCCGTTACCAAGGAAATGCACGAGGTGCCTCCTGACTTTGTCCCTAATATCGAAGAAGGTTTAAAATTTGTTAAAGAAGGGGAAAGTAGGGAAAAAATTACCGAGGCCGTTAAGCAACTTTTAGAAAAAGGTATTCCATACGATTTAGAAATGGAGATCGTCACTGCTAAAGGAAATGAACTTTGGGTCAGGACAGTGGGGAGTGCCGATTTTGAAAATGGTGAGTGTGTTCGAATATTCGGAGCCTTATACGATATAGACAAAAGAAAGAAAGCGGAGCTTGAAGCAATCAAAGAAAGATCAAGACTTTCTGCATTCGTTGAACATGCGCCTGCTGCTGTTGCAATGTTTGATGCAGAGATCAAGTATGTTGCAGTTAGCGAAAGATGGTTAGTCGAGTATCACTTGTCTGGTAAAAATATAATTGGTCTCTCCCATTATGACGTATTTCCTAATATTTCTCAAGAATGGAAGGACATACACCAAAGATGTTTATCCGGAGAAGTTTCAAAAAATGATGAGGATATCTGGAGACCTGAAGGTTGGGATCATGATCAATACCTTCGATGGGAAGTAAGACCTTGGTATCAATTGGATGGTTCTATAGGCGGAATAATGATGTTTACCCAAGACATCACTGAAAGTTGTCTTCAGAGAGAAGAATTAAAAAAAGCGAAAATAGCCGCTGAACAAGCAAATAAAGCTAAATCAGATTTCTTGGCAAATATGAGCCATGAGATCCGGACACCTCTGAATGGGATTATCGGGTTCTCAGACCTTTTACTTAGGACATCCATGGATGCTACTCAGCATCAGTATATGATGACTGTATTTCAATCTGCCGAATCGTTACTCGATATTATTAATGATATATTAGATTTTTCAAAAATTGAAGCCGGAAAGTTAGAACTTTCCTACGAAAAGACTAACCTTTTAGAAGTTTGCAGTCAAATTGTGAATACAATCAAATTCCAGGCTCAGAAAAAGGGATTAGAATTGATTGTTAATGTAGCCTGGGATGTACCTAGATTCGTAAGAGTGGATAATGTCAGGCTTAGACAAGTTCTAGTAAATTTATTTAGTAACTCGGTAAAATTTACTGAGGAAGGTGCGATTGTATTAAAGATAGAACTTCTTAACAGAACATCAGAAACGGAGGGAGAGTTCAGATTCTCCGTTAGAGATACAGGTATTGGTATTGCGCCCGAAGCAAGAGACAAAATATTCGAAGCTTTCACTCAGGGGGATGTTTCTACAACTCGTAAATTCGGAGGTACCGGGCTAGGGCTCGCCATCTCTAATAAACTTTTGTCGATGATGGGAAGTAAACTTCAGTTAAAAAGCGAATTGGGAAAAGGAAGTACATTCTATTTCGATCTAAAGTTGAATATTTCAGAAATATTAGGAGAAGATTGGATTAGACTTCGCTCAATCAAAAAGGTCTTGGTAGCAGATAAAAATCGAGAGAACATAAAGTTGATCGGTGACATGCTATCTAAACAAAATATTCCTGCAGATTTCTCTCAAAACGAAGAGGAAGTGTTACAAGTATTGTCGAGCGGTAATAGATACGATATGATCCTAATGGAATGTGATAAGCCAGAAGGTGAATGTTTAGAATTGGTCAGAAAGGTAAGGGAAGATTTAAAGATAAGAAGTGAAGACCAACCGATCGCGTTGATTGTAGATCCTGGAGAAGGTGAATTACTCTTGGAAAAGTCGGGAAAATTAGGAATCCAAGAAGTAATCTCTAAGCCGATTCATATGCAGAAATTATTTGATATTCTCGCTAAAAATCAGATTTTAAGAGAGCCTTTTGTTTTTCCTTTAAACGGTAGGGACCAGGAGGGAGTTCCTAGAATTGAAAAAACTGCAACCGTTTTGATCGCAGAGGATAATTCTGTAAATATGATGCTCGCAAAAAGTATCGTTAAAAAGATCCTTCCAAAAGCAAAATGTGTTGAGGCCCAGACTGGAAGTGAAGCAGTAGATAAGTATAAAGAAATTAACCCGGACTTGATATTCATGGATATCCAGATGCCTGAGATGAATGGATACGAAGCTACAAAAGCAATACGCGTTTTGGAAAAAGATGGCATTAGAGTCCCTATTATTGCTGTGACCGCAGGTATCGTTTCCGGCGAAAGAGAAAGATGTTTAGAAGCCGGCATGGATGATTATATTAGTAAACCTGCAATAAAAGCTGATTTTGCTCGGATTATCTTCCGCTGGATGAGTTGATTGTGCTTAAATTATTTTGATCTTTTGCCAATAAGTCCAAGATCTTAAGACCCATTCCATAGGACCTAAAGAAAGTTTACTTTTCCAAAGTAGAGACACTATTCCAAAGAAAATCCAAATAGGAACGGTTAATAATAGAACGATATAACTGCCTATCTGGTCGAAATATCCCAAACCCCAGCCACAAAAGATCCATGTGCAAACCAAGGATTCTCCTAAATAACAGGTAAGAGAAAGTTTTCCCATTGTTTCGAACCAAATCCGATCAGCAAAACTTTTCCCTGAGTTATAATAATTTCCGAGCAAATATACATAACAAAATGTGAGAGCAGGTGCACTGAAAGTGTCAATGATTGCATATAGAATTTTCAAGAATACACTTGGATTTTCTGGAAGAATATGACGAGAATGTAATGTATAAACTAAATTTCCTAAAATTCCCAGGACTAACATCCAAGGGAAAAGTTTTTTAAATCCAGGGTTTATACTTTCCCAATCCGTAAAGATGGAATTCTTAGCTGCGTAAAAACCTAAGCAGAACATTGAGAATACTGTAGGCCACTGGTAAAATACTAAAAATGGAATAGAGAGAATAGTATCCTTGGTTCTCTGCACATTACTTTCCCAGAATCCGCCTAAATATGCTTTTCTACTTTCCGCTAACAGACGGGGGAGATTTGCTTCTAACTGGGATTTAAGTTCTATTTCTGCGAAACTCATGCCTATTCTACAAAACACAGCGATCATAATACAAAATAGAGAAAGTTTTAATATTAAAGAAGAAGATCTGTTTCTCAAAAACCAGAGTAATGACCCTAAAATTGCATAAGAAAGTAGAATGTCTCCAATGAATAAGAAAATTCCATGAAGAAATCCTAATATTCCTAAACCCAAAATTCTTCTGAAATACCTGGCTCTTGAACTTGTTTCTGGATTATTCTCTAATTGGATAAAAAAGCCATAACCGAATAAGAACGAGAATAATACATAAAATTTGGACTCAAAGAAGAATGCTACAATCCAAGAACCGATAGAATCCAGAAGAGTCGAATTTTCTCCTAAAGAAGCAACCAAATACATTGGTTTGGAAAAATAGGGTAGGTTAACTGCAAGTATTCCTAAAAGTGCAAATCCTCTTAAAAAGTCGATAAACCCAATCCTATCTCTCATATTTATCTCCTAATGTTTGGGTTTCCATTTCCAGGTAAATGCAAGTAGGATTATAGCCAGGATTGCAGAAAAAAATATTATAAATATAGAATATTCCCAGCGGAACCAAGAATATGAACTCATCCATCCTAATCCTTTAGAAAGTGCTGTTCTTCCTAAATACCCGAATAACCCAATAAATCCTGCTGCTGTCCCGACAGCCTTTTTAGAAGTAAAATCTAATCCTGCGACTCCGAGCAACATAACCGGTGGATAAATGAAAAACCCGACTACACCAAATAAAGTAAGATCCGCCCATAAATATCCAGAAGGAATAAGTAATATTCCGAATAACGCGAATAAGATCGGGACCATACAAATTAAACTGACTAATCCTCTTTTTCCTCCTACCTTGTCAGAATACCAACCAACAAGTAAAGTGGAACCTATCCCTGCGAATTCATAGATAAGAGTGCTGATCCCTCCTTTTTCCAAGCTCGCCCCCTTAGCAAATTTTAGATAAGAAGGTCCCCAATCCGTAAGACTATACCTTACTATGTACACAAAAAAGTTCGCTATTGCAAAGACCCAAATATATTTATTTAAAAGTACCAAATCTATAAAAATTTCCTTAAAGCTAAGCTCTCTTTCTGATTCAGAAACCTTTTTAGAGTCGGTTTCAGTTCCGGAATATTCTTCGATGGAAGGAAGTCCAACAGACTGGGGGGTATCTAATAATCTGAAATATAAATAGATAGCAGTTAGGAAAGAAAGAGCAGCGGGAATATAAAAAGCATTTCTCCATCCGAACCAAGAGGCACTATAAGCCGCGATTACTCCAACGAGTCCGCCTCCTACATTATGGGCGATATTCCAGACCGCAAATTTTTCTCCCCTTTCTTTAACGGAGAACCAATGTCCTAAAGATCTACCGCAAGGAGGCCACCCCATTCCTTGGAATAAACCATTTAGTCCCCATAAAATCAAATGAGTTTGGTAATCTGAAGATGCGCCAAAACATATATTACAAATCCCTGTTAGAACAAGACCTAATGGCATAAATATTTTTGGATTACTTCTATCCGATAAAGCCCCCATTAGAAATTTTCCAATACCATAAGAGATTGCTGTGATTGCTAGAATGTTTCCGATCTGCTCTTGGGAATAGGAGAGTGCCTGGCCAATCTCCTTCGAAACCACTGGAAAATTGTTACGGACAGTGTAAAAGACAGAATATCCTAGGAATGTGGCTTCTAAAATTCTCCAACGAAACTTTGGATATAAAGTTTGGACTTCCGACTTCGGACGTAATGGTTTAGAAGGACTCGGTAGAATCCAAGAAAATAGACCGTTTCTCATCGATCAGGAAGAATGATCGTATATTGTCGGCCGCACAAGTAGAATTTGATTAAAAATGTCTAAATCCAGATTCTTTAGGAGAGTAAGTTTTTCCCTCGTAAGAATATCTGACTTGAGGGGATTCACCGTCCCTCAAGGCAAAAACGGTTCCGATTTTTCGGATAGAGATCCCTTCCCACGAAGAAGGTAATTCGTCTGGTGATAAAAATAAAAGTTCTAATTCTTCCCCCGAGGTTAAAACTCCTTCTATCCCGATCGCTTCTTTTATTCCGTTTTCGAAAGGAAGTTTGTCTAGATCTAATTCTATTTTGACACCTGAAGATTTTGCCAATTTGAATACATCTTGTTTGAGTCCATCGGTAAGATCCATTCCTGCATGTATTTGGTTTTTTGAATATAAAGAACGGCTTAAGTTCAGCCTTGATTTTGGTCTTAAATGTCTGTCTAGAGCTATCTTTTTTACATCCGGAGAAAGAGAAATATGCGCTCCTTCTAATATTTTATAACCTAAAAGAGAAGCGCCTATATGACCGCTTAAATATACATTGTCCCCCGGTTTTCCGCCTTTTCTATCTACAGGAGAATCTGATTTTCCTAGTAGGGTTAAAGTTAAGTTTAACTCTTGTGTTCTGTAAGTGTCACCACCGCAGAGTTCTATCTTGTAAGAATTTAATGCTTTCTTAAATGAGTCGATAAATGGTTCTAAAAATTCTTTTCGATTGCATGAAGGAGAAAGCCCAAAATTGAAAAATGCTTTTTGAGGTGTTCCGTTAGCTGCTGCTATATCGGACACGTTCACTTCTACCAACTTATTTGCCAAATCTTCAGGACGACTCCAGTCCAGTCTGAAATGAGTTCCTTCTACAATCGTATCAGTCGTGATTAAGTTTCCTTCTTTATCCGAATAACAGTCGTTTTCCTGTTCTTTTCCGGGAGGGTATAAAGAGGAGATGAGTTCTTCTTCGTTCAAATGTTTTCCAATGTCTAAAAATCTTGACTTTGTTTTATTTCAACCCTAGTATAAGGCCATGAAATCAAGTATAAATTCTTTTTATCTATCCGCACTGATTTTTTCAGTATTCTCCCTTTCCGGAAGTTTGCAATTCAATTCGTTATCAGCAGAGGAGTCTTGCAAATATTCTATAAGCCAAGAAGCAACTGGTCTTGAATGGAAAGCTTTCAAATTCACCGAGAAAACTGGAGTGGGTGGTAAGTTTACTAAAGTAAACATTTCTGGAACGAAATCCGCAACTAAACTTCCGGATGCATTAAAGGGATTAAAATTCTCTATCGATCCTTTAGACCTGGATAGCGGAAATGCAGAAAGAGATCCCAAGATCAAGGGAGCATTTTTCGGAAATTTGAAGAAGAATGGAAAGATAGAAGGATCAATATCTTCTGCAAAACTAGAAGCAGATGGGAAATCTGGAACCGGAGTGGTTAAACTTGTATGGAATGGGGTGAGTAAAGATGTTCCTTTACAGTTCACTTTAACTGGAGAAGTTTTAGAGGCAAAAGGTTCCTTGGATGTAAACAATTGGAATGCAGGTAAGGCTTTGACAGCATTAAACACAGTTTGCAGCGAATTACATAAGAGCAAAGACGGTAAATCTGTTCTTTGGCCAGATGTGGAAATTACAATTAAATCTACTTTAAAGAAAGATTGTAAATAAAATTCAAAAAGCGGAGAGAGTATATGGCTTTCTCCGCATTCTATTAGAAATTTAAGATATTCTTAATTTTCAGCCGCCCCCACCGGAACTGGAACTTGGAACATAGCAAATACAAAGAACTTTATGATACTGGCTGCAAGTTGGCGATTGTGAGGCAAACCAATTTGACTGAGTTACGATAGTCGGATCTAGGACCGATCCTATCGTAGAGCTATTGTCCGTGCCGTCGGAACAGGACGCTCCATAGTTTCCATTTCCATCCGAGAAACTCCAGTAACGTCCCCCTTCGATACCAGCACTAGTCAGGCTAGCCTTTAAATCGTATGCAAATAGTGTGGACATTTCTTGAGACACAAGTGTGCCATTTGGTCCTCGGACTGAAACTCCGTTATAAGGAATAGTCGAATACAAAGAATTTAAATTATTTGCAGGAACTAAAGTTGTGGATACAAGAGGAGCCACACTTTGGCATTTGAAATCGATAATAGATGCTAATAATCTGTCTCGGCTACATATTTGTTGCAAACTTGCATCCAATGCGCCGGCACCTAAAATCGATAAATTTCCTTGGTAAGAAGTTATAGTAGAATAAATGTAAATTCCTTCTGGAGCTGTGAAAAGTGATAAGATTAGTCCTTCTGTGCTACAACTTCTATCTTTATCAGAACATGTTTTTTCTGTAATACAGGATTGTATAAAGAAGGCGAATAATAAGGGTATAAATAAACGATTCAGCATAAATCTGTTCCTAGATAAACGGTGAATATTCAAAATATATTATAAATTACAAATGTTTTTCAGCCACCTCCACCAGAATTGTTTGGCCTATAACAAATACAAAATACTTTATATGCTTGGTCGCAGTTTGCAGCTTGTACATTATTCCAGGTTCCAGCCGCTGAAAAGAGTGGACTTCCTATATATCCTGTGGAAGCGGAAGTATTATCGTCTCCGTCATTACAGGTAACCCCAGCGGCATAATTTCCATTCCCATCTCCGTAGGTCCAAAATTCGGTGGTACCTAAACCTGCAGCTTCCATAGTTATATGTAGATCCAGGGTGAAAAAAGAAGCCAAATCATCTGCCAGTATAAGACCTGTAGGTCCTCCTCTCATTGGAAGATTCGTCGGAATATCAGAATAGAAAGATGCTAAATTATTAGCAGATGTAAGGCTTGTAGATACTAAAGGAGCAACATTTTGGCATCCAGTATCAAGTACAGAAGCAAAAATTCGTTCTTGTTTGCAGATCGTTTGAAGGCTGGCATCCAAAGTGCCCGAACCTAAAAGTGCTAAGTTTCCTGCATAAGTCGGAATAGAAGAATATACATAGATCCCGGACGGAGCAGAAAACAGACTAAGTAAATTTTCCATAAGACTACAAGACCTGTCGTGATCGGAACAGGTTTTTGTACTCATACAAGTTTGAGTTAAAAATCCTAAAAACAATATTAAAAAAATTCGTTGTCTCATTATTTTTGCCATATCCTGGAAATGTTTGCGAGTTTATATTATGAATATATAAAGTTATTAGCCGCCCCCACCTGAAGTAGGAACATAACAAAGACAAAGAACTTTATGTGATTCTGAGCAGGAGCGAGAATCAGTGGAAAACCAACTGCTTTGGACATAGACTAAAGTATTTCCGATATGTCCCAAGCTGGAAGAGGTCCCGTCGTCTCCGTTGGAGCAAGTGTCTAAACCGCCACCGCCATTCCCATCTCCGAAACTCCAGAATGTTTGATTTCCTAATCCTGCTCCTTGCAAAGTTGTATTTAAATCTGCTGTGAATAATACTGAATAACTTTCAGCGATAATAGTGCCAAAGGGACCTCTAATCGGAACTCCTAAAACAGGCAAATCAGAATGTAATGCATTCAAAGAAGACGCAGCAACAAGAGAAGTTGAAACCAAAGGAACATATTTAGAACATTTGGAATCTATAATATTCGAAAAAATCCTTTGTTGCCCGCAAATAAAATTTAAACTTGCGTCTATCGATCCTGGACCGAGGATCGATAGATTACCGGTATAACTAGTATTTGTAGCATACATGTAAATTCCTTCGGGTGCTGAGATAAGAAGGCTCATTAATGTTGCCGTAGGGCTGCAGCCCCTATCTTGCTCTGAGCAAGTTTTGTCTGTAAGACAGCCAGTATAAAAAACACAAAGGAATAATATAAGAAGAGTGCACCGTATCATCCAACAAGGATAGAGCAGAGTTAGTTCATAGGCAAGAAATTATATTTCTCTTTTATAGCTTTAGCTCAACTTATTAAGCCGTTTTCCTCTCTCATCTTAATAACAAAGGCAAATAATTGGATGAGAGTCTGTGCATGCTGGCGCTCCTGAAATGAGCCAGCTCGTTGTTACGTCCGAGGGAGATCCAATTGCTCCCGCAGCTCCTGTGCTTGTACCGTTAATACAATTGTCTGCAGTATTAAAAGCTCCTCCTGTGTTAGAAAATGTCCAATAGGATTGGGAGGTAACACCTGCTTGCTGTAAGCTTAATAGTAGACCCGGAAAAAGATTTGTCCAAGAAGTTGCAATAATCTCTCCCCGGGCTCCTCTTATAGGATAATTAGTATTATCAGGAATACCATAGTCTCCTGGAAAATTAGAAATAGAATGTGTAGCAGTAGAAACTACAGGAAGAACATTGGAACAGCTTGTATTAATGATTGATGCAAATAAACGATTGGAAGTGCAGATATTATGGAGACTACTTTCCAAACTAGATCCATATGCAGCCAGATTCCCTCGGTAACTGGTTTGAGTTGTATATAAATATATCCCTTGAGGAGCGGAGATCATCGATAATATTTGTTCTTGTATATTGCAATTTTTGTCATGATCAGAACAAACCTTTGAACTCATACATGCGTTTGAGGAAAAAATAAAAAAGAAGCAGGATAGCTGAATTAAAAATTTCACCGCATGATTAAAAACTAAACGGTTCAGTTTTGCAAGAAATTTACTGAGGAAAACTTCAGGCATAAAAATTCTTTACGCATGAAATAAGCTAATTTAGGACTTAATAACAGAAGCAAAGAATTTTTCTATATTGATCGCAAGTCGCGATATTCGCACCCAACCAAATATTATTTTGAGTGGTAGGGTTTCCAACCTCTCCGGTATCGCCAACGGCTTTGGAAAGACCATCGATACAACTCCCCGAATAACCTCCGCCGGCAGAGGTAAAGGTCCAAAATTCCTCATTAATGATCCCGGATTTACTTAGGGAAGCAACATCAGGTCCTATTGCGATTAGCCAATTAAAACTTTTAGATACAGTATTTCCTCTCGAACCTCTAATTGTGAGATTGTCTCCATCGAAAGCTGGGAAATTTGCTGGATATTGATCGATAGACATTAGATCACTCGAGACTCCCGGAAGAATATTCCCGCAAGAAGAAATGATTGGTGCAAAGACGCGATCCTTTACACAAAGATTCATAAGGCCATCGAATAAGGTAGGCCCATATTTTGCGAAATCGCCTTGGTAGGAATTTAATGACGAGTAAATATAAATCCCTGGAGGAGGAGCGATAAACGAATATAAAATTTCAGTAAAGCTACAGGCTCTATCTTCTTTAGAACATATACTTTCTTCTGCACATGCACTAAATGAAAAAAGGGTCAAAAAAAGAAGAAGGGCAATCGATTTC
This window encodes:
- a CDS encoding PAS domain S-box protein, whose translation is MQKSLEKLVYHWIQKDWEAFQFTQAEGMDGIWALDLSDRSSFWINPKFRSILGLPNQDQNLSPLSWKDLFSKNDYELIDRQLERTSESASISICYKTLLGNEIETDTKIIILGDQSGDRICIGGVTVLKGSELNLMKKELDFLSVINALPDMIGYWDSNLINRLANDAYQKWFGIDSKKIVGLHMKAVLGEELFKLNYPHVEKVLKGEPQLFERKIPSADGKSFRYSLAKYLPDIREGKVVGFSVIVNDISQIKIAEAANLKLARIVEASDDAIIGKDLDGTINSWNRGAEKIFGYNANEILGSNYESLLSKDSKDSELKINQRMIAEKETIRFESVRKDKKGHWKEMFITLSPMFDSSGKLTGSAEIARDIGERKRMESSFKSAFEYSAIGMAILDPEGKWIQVNGNLIKLFGYNWEELSKLTFKDITYPEDLGKDLQLVSETLEGKRSGYHLEKRYVKKNGEVVWVLLSVALVRDAEGKPNHFISQIMDIDQFKKTEEQLIHAKELLEQTSKLVRIGGWDMDLKRNVGSWSSVTKEMHEVPPDFVPNIEEGLKFVKEGESREKITEAVKQLLEKGIPYDLEMEIVTAKGNELWVRTVGSADFENGECVRIFGALYDIDKRKKAELEAIKERSRLSAFVEHAPAAVAMFDAEIKYVAVSERWLVEYHLSGKNIIGLSHYDVFPNISQEWKDIHQRCLSGEVSKNDEDIWRPEGWDHDQYLRWEVRPWYQLDGSIGGIMMFTQDITESCLQREELKKAKIAAEQANKAKSDFLANMSHEIRTPLNGIIGFSDLLLRTSMDATQHQYMMTVFQSAESLLDIINDILDFSKIEAGKLELSYEKTNLLEVCSQIVNTIKFQAQKKGLELIVNVAWDVPRFVRVDNVRLRQVLVNLFSNSVKFTEEGAIVLKIELLNRTSETEGEFRFSVRDTGIGIAPEARDKIFEAFTQGDVSTTRKFGGTGLGLAISNKLLSMMGSKLQLKSELGKGSTFYFDLKLNISEILGEDWIRLRSIKKVLVADKNRENIKLIGDMLSKQNIPADFSQNEEEVLQVLSSGNRYDMILMECDKPEGECLELVRKVREDLKIRSEDQPIALIVDPGEGELLLEKSGKLGIQEVISKPIHMQKLFDILAKNQILREPFVFPLNGRDQEGVPRIEKTATVLIAEDNSVNMMLAKSIVKKILPKAKCVEAQTGSEAVDKYKEINPDLIFMDIQMPEMNGYEATKAIRVLEKDGIRVPIIAVTAGIVSGERERCLEAGMDDYISKPAIKADFARIIFRWMS
- a CDS encoding DUF418 domain-containing protein; this encodes MRDRIGFIDFLRGFALLGILAVNLPYFSKPMYLVASLGENSTLLDSIGSWIVAFFFESKFYVLFSFLFGYGFFIQLENNPETSSRARYFRRILGLGILGFLHGIFLFIGDILLSYAILGSLLWFLRNRSSSLILKLSLFCIMIAVFCRIGMSFAEIELKSQLEANLPRLLAESRKAYLGGFWESNVQRTKDTILSIPFLVFYQWPTVFSMFCLGFYAAKNSIFTDWESINPGFKKLFPWMLVLGILGNLVYTLHSRHILPENPSVFLKILYAIIDTFSAPALTFCYVYLLGNYYNSGKSFADRIWFETMGKLSLTCYLGESLVCTWIFCGWGLGYFDQIGSYIVLLLTVPIWIFFGIVSLLWKSKLSLGPMEWVLRSWTYWQKIKII
- the thiL gene encoding thiamine-phosphate kinase translates to MNEEELISSLYPPGKEQENDCYSDKEGNLITTDTIVEGTHFRLDWSRPEDLANKLVEVNVSDIAAANGTPQKAFFNFGLSPSCNRKEFLEPFIDSFKKALNSYKIELCGGDTYRTQELNLTLTLLGKSDSPVDRKGGKPGDNVYLSGHIGASLLGYKILEGAHISLSPDVKKIALDRHLRPKSRLNLSRSLYSKNQIHAGMDLTDGLKQDVFKLAKSSGVKIELDLDKLPFENGIKEAIGIEGVLTSGEELELLFLSPDELPSSWEGISIRKIGTVFALRDGESPQVRYSYEGKTYSPKESGFRHF
- a CDS encoding YceI family protein, producing MKSSINSFYLSALIFSVFSLSGSLQFNSLSAEESCKYSISQEATGLEWKAFKFTEKTGVGGKFTKVNISGTKSATKLPDALKGLKFSIDPLDLDSGNAERDPKIKGAFFGNLKKNGKIEGSISSAKLEADGKSGTGVVKLVWNGVSKDVPLQFTLTGEVLEAKGSLDVNNWNAGKALTALNTVCSELHKSKDGKSVLWPDVEITIKSTLKKDCK
- a CDS encoding MFS transporter, encoding MRNGLFSWILPSPSKPLRPKSEVQTLYPKFRWRILEATFLGYSVFYTVRNNFPVVSKEIGQALSYSQEQIGNILAITAISYGIGKFLMGALSDRSNPKIFMPLGLVLTGICNICFGASSDYQTHLILWGLNGLFQGMGWPPCGRSLGHWFSVKERGEKFAVWNIAHNVGGGLVGVIAAYSASWFGWRNAFYIPAALSFLTAIYLYFRLLDTPQSVGLPSIEEYSGTETDSKKVSESERELSFKEIFIDLVLLNKYIWVFAIANFFVYIVRYSLTDWGPSYLKFAKGASLEKGGISTLIYEFAGIGSTLLVGWYSDKVGGKRGLVSLICMVPILFALFGILLIPSGYLWADLTLFGVVGFFIYPPVMLLGVAGLDFTSKKAVGTAAGFIGLFGYLGRTALSKGLGWMSSYSWFRWEYSIFIIFFSAILAIILLAFTWKWKPKH